The Malus sylvestris chromosome 12, drMalSylv7.2, whole genome shotgun sequence genome contains a region encoding:
- the LOC126592669 gene encoding VQ motif-containing protein 17-like, translating into MEEAQTLTKKQTFCLNMPEALAIHRHSQTISKPKPKIRIIHIYAPEIIKTDVANFRELVQRLTGKPSENGGCSNRRNNKKNPTSIPSREGPKPSKKNALIMADKMRAGCKGFVDQSRDRIKGEEGLMWNAENSGGFLERFADLEGFIQEFGGEFPLIPTMDAPNSHLLHGLI; encoded by the coding sequence ATGGAGGAGGCTCAGACATTAACCAAGAAGCAAACTTTCTGCTTAAATATGCCAGAAGCACTTGCAATCCACAGACACTCACAAACAATATCAAAACCAAAGCCCAAAATCCGAATTATTCACATATATGCCCCAGAGATCATCAAGACTGACGTGGCAAACTTTAGGGAGCTGGTTCAGAGACTCACCGGAAAACCATCGGAAAACGGCGGCTGCAGCAACAGGAGGAACAACAAGAAAAACCCAACAAGTATACCCAGCAGAGAAGGACCCAAACCCAGCAAAAAGAATGCATTGATCATGGCTGACAAGATGAGAGCTGGGTGCAAGGGATTTGTGGACCAATCGAGAGACAGAATTAAGGGAGAAGAAGGGCTGATGTGGAATGCAGAAAACTCTGGTGGGTTTCTTGAGAGATTTGCAGATTTGGAGGGGTTTATTCAGGAATTTGGTGGTGAATTTCCTTTGATACCCACTATGGATGCTCCAAATTCTCACCTCCTGCATGGCTTAATTTGA